From a region of the Poecilia reticulata strain Guanapo unplaced genomic scaffold, Guppy_female_1.0+MT scaffold_403, whole genome shotgun sequence genome:
- the LOC103460967 gene encoding zinc finger protein OZF-like, translating into MTEMMKVETDEPGGFSLESPILAVSTSELEEEAQDSKDLIQTVVIKEEFVHDWSSSSDQQDSETLDIKEEEEELWISQEEEQRVVKIEDVEKSLMFELDGVKPLADRETEAPTSSSADLLEADPDGDDCGGADADWSPDPFCSFQQSDMTVHKRGKRSKLCSGLMAQIEVHAGEKPFGCVFCGKRFKHKTSVKLHMMTHTGIREHSCDLCGKGFKEKRFLQTHMRLHTGEKPFACNVCDRRFHAKKFLKTHLVVHSEEKPFSCDICGTKFKIKECLKKHMRIHTTDRPFVCGVCNKRFSLQETLKSHTRVHTGEKPFICSVCSKGFSRKESLKGHMRVHTGEKPFICSVCDKGFSRQVYLRKHTMVHTAPFSCSDCDKLFVDEIQLKRHVRLHTEERPFGCEVCKSRFNQKRHLENHMKGHSGEKPFVCSVCSKAFSQQVSLNRHMRVHTKEKPFVCSVCSKAFSQQGNLKRHMSVHEGCDLIQT; encoded by the exons ATGACTGAGATGATGAAGGTTGAAACAGATGAACCTGGAGGGTTCAGCTTGGAGTCTCCTATACTTGCAGTATCCACATCAGAACTGGAGGAGGAAGCACAAGACAGCAAGGACCTCA TCCAGACGGTGGTGATAAAGGAAGAGTTTGTCCATGACTGGAGCTCCAGTTCTGACCAACAGGACTCAGAGACACTTGACataaaggaggaagaggaggagctgtggATCAGCCAGGAGGAAGAGCAACGTGTTGTGAAGATTGAAGATGTAGAAAAATCCCTGATGTTTGAACTTGATGGAGTCAAACCTCTTGCCgacagagagacagaagctCCGACCAGCAGCTCTGCTGATCTGTTGGAAGCAGATCCTGACGGAGATGACTGCGGAGGAGCAGACGCAGACTGGAGCCCGGAtccattttgttcttttcaacAAAGTGACATGACTGTTCACAAAAGAGGTAAAAGATCTAAACTGTGCTCTGGCCTTATGGCTCAGATTGAAGTCCACGCAGGCGAGAAGCCATTCGGCTGTGTTTTTTGTGGCAAAAGATTCAAGCATAAAACGTCAGTTAAATTACACATGATGACTCACACTGGAATAAGAGAACATAGCTGTGATCTTTGTGGTAAAGGATTCAAAGAGAAACGTTTTCTTCAGACGCACATGAGACTCCACACTGGAGAGAAGCCGTTTGCATGTAATGTTTGCGACAGGAGGTTTCATGCAAAGAAGTTTCTCAAAACTCACCTGGTGGTTCATTCGGAAGAAAAACCCTTTTCCTGTGACATTTGTGGTACAAAATTTAAGATAAAGGAATGTCTTAAAAAGCACATGAGAATCCACACGACAGATAGACCATTTGTTTGTGGCGTTTGCAACAAACGGTTTTCACTACAAGAGACACTAAAGAGTCACACGCGtgttcacacaggagagaaaccgttTATTTGTAGTGTTTGCAGCAAAGGCTTTTCACGAAAAGAGAGTCTTAAAGGGCACATGCGTgtccacacaggagagaaaccgttTATTTGTAGTGTTTGTGATAAAGGATTTTCACGACAAGTCTACCTGAGAAAGCATACGATGGTTCACACGGCGCCATTTAGCTGTAGTGATTGCGACAAACTTTTTGTGGATGAAATACAGTTAAAGCGACACGTGAGGCTCCACACAGAGGAGAGGCCGTTTGGTTGCGAAGTCTGTAAAAGCAGGTTTAATCAAAAGCGTCATCTTGAGAATCACATGAAAGGCCACTCGGGGGAAAAACCGTTTGTCTGCAGTGTTTGCAGTAAAGCGTTTTCACAACAGGTCTCTCTGAACAGACACATGCGCGTTCACACAAAAGAGAAACCGTTTGTGTGTAGCGTTTGCAGTAAGGCGTTTTCACAGCAAGGAAATCTAAAGAGACATATGAGTGTTCACGAGGGCTGCGACTTGATTCAGACATGA